One window of the Rosa rugosa chromosome 3, drRosRugo1.1, whole genome shotgun sequence genome contains the following:
- the LOC133738780 gene encoding UDP-glucose flavonoid 3-O-glucosyltransferase 7-like, with product METKTHQQLHIFFLPFMGQGHTLPLIDIAKLFASRGEKSTIITTPANAPLFTKAIQTSRSSGLEIEFLLIKFPSTEVGLPEGIESRNWAETGEMAEKFFKALTLLKQEVERLLDQHHPQCLVASSLFHWSTDLAAKFGIPRLIFQGPGFFSLCAAMSVTLYQPHMKVASDSESFLLPNLPHEIKMTRNELPYFLTHQNSEGELFKLLGALKETEERSYGIIINSFYELEPDYVDHYRKVFGRKSWHIGPVSLCNKAEKDISARGREGSVDDVHECLQWLNSKKPRSVVYVCFGSLNSFSDCQLLEIALGLEASQQQFIWTVKKEKNDKEVWLPEGLEQRMEGKGLIIRGWAPQLLILQHEAVGAFLTHCGWNSILEGVTAGVPMITWPVFADQFYNEKLVTQILGIGVAVGSQKSEDGGVKSEASVKREAIEKAVTDIMEGEEAEEIRSKAIALGEIARSAVEDGGSSFLDLTSLIEELRSFGS from the coding sequence ATGGAAACCAAAACTCATCAGCAGCTTCACATTTTTTTCCTTCCATTTATGGGCCAAGGCCACACATTACCCCTCATAGATATAGCAAAACTATTTGCTTCACGTGGTGAAAAGTCCACCATAATAACCACCCCAGCcaatgcaccactcttcaccaAGGCAATCCAAACAAGTAGAAGTTCGGGTTTAGAAATTGAATTTCTTCTCATCAAATTCCCATCTACCGAAGTTGGGTTGCCTGAAGGTATTGAAAGTAGAAACTGGGCTGAGACTGGAGAGATGGCGGAAAAGTTCTTCAAAGCTCTCACTCTGCTTAAACAAGAGGTAGAGCGGCTTTTGGACCAACATCATCCTCAGTGTCTTGTTGCAAGCTCGTTGTTTCATTGGTCTACGGATCTTGCTGCCAAGTTTGGCATTCCAAGGCTCATCTTTCAGGGACCTGGTTTTTTCTCCTTGTGTGCTGCAATGAGTGTGACACTGTACCAACCTCACATGAAGGTTGCATCTGATTCAgaatcttttcttcttcctaatCTCCCGCATGAGATCAAGATGACAAGAAACGAACTACCATATTTTCTTACTCATCAAAATAGCGAGGGAGAACTCTTCAAATTGCTCGGAGCATTGAAAGAGACTGAGGAAAGGAGCTATGGGATTATCATTAACAGCTTCTATGAACTTGAGCCAGATTATGTAGATCACTATAGGAAGGTGTTTGGGAGGAAGTCATGGCATATCGGCCCAGTTTCATTATGCAACAAGGCAGAAAAAGATATATCAGCTAGGGGAAGGGAAGGCTCAGTTGATGATGTACATGAGTGCTTGCAATGGCTCAATTCCAAGAAACCCCGTTCGGTTGTTTATGTATGCTTTGGAAGCCTAAACAGTTTCAGTGACTGTCAGCTCTTAGAAATTGCCTTGGGTCTTGAGGCTTCACAACAGCAATTCATTTGGACTGTCAAGAAGGAAAAGAATGACAAAGAAGTGTGGTTGCCTGAAGGATTAGAGCAGAGAATGGAGGGAAAGGGACTTATTATAAGAGGTTGGGCTCCCCAACTACTGATTCTTCAACATGAAGCAGTTGGAGCGTTTCTTACTCATTGTGGGTGGAACTCAATCCTTGAAGGAGTGACTGCCGGGGTTCCAATGATCACCTGGCCGGTGTTTGCAGACCAGTTTTACAATGAGAAGTTGGTGACTCAAATACTTGGGATTGGGGTTGCTGTGGGTTCTCAAAAGTCGGAGGATGGTGGTGTGAAGAGCGAAGCCAGTGTGAAGAGGGAGGCCATAGAGAAGGCTGTGACTGATATCATGGAGGGTGAGGAAGCTGAGGAAATAAGAAGCAAAGCTATTGCGCTAGGCGAGATCGCAAGGAGCGCAGTTGAAGATGGTGGTTCATCGTTCTTGGATTTAACTTCTCTAATTGAAGAGCTGAGGTCCTTTGGGTCTTGA
- the LOC133737156 gene encoding uncharacterized protein LOC133737156 encodes MSELKKRKFVGGFKNGEFVDNVKSSLAMDKSWINEDRDTLKYQLGVENFLIFAEENASNRKRIPCPCSRCVNFKKKSIRVIRGHLYAYGFSLSYTTWIWHGEPSLSSCGSASGGFGMPQNHQVGSETVDMCQAAFNEGDCDEESYEFNKFVEDAEMPLFQNSERTKLDSLVQLHNLKARFGMSDTCFSELLSTVGSLLPKDNVLPQSLYEAKKTLNNLGLQYEKIHACPNDCILYRKDFSDEENCPKCGLSRWKLKRDKTVKVGQPAKVLWYFPIIPRFKRLFKSAETAEMLTWHEDKRTKDGHMRHPADSPAWKLVDYKWPEFASESRNLRLALSADGINPHSSLSSRYSCWPVILVTYNLPPWLCMKRKFMMLSLLISGPKQPGNDIDIYLEPLIDDLQRLWDGVNDVYDAHRKEYFTLRAVLLWTINDFPAYGNLSGCTTKGYKACPICGDKTSATHLPHSRKMSYSCHRKYLPRHHPYRRQKKAFNNEQEFEVAPPPLSGEEVLKMVEDINCEYGKGKKKKTSDSAGTCWKKKSIFFNLEYWKSLHVRHALDVMHIEKNVCESVIGTLLNMPSKTKDSVAARLDMVDMGVRLDLGPNIGEKRTYLPAAPYTLSRAEKICMCTSFLGMKVPYGHSSNIKNLVSMDDLKLYGLKSHDCHTLMQQLLPVAIRAVLPKHVRISIMRLCFFFNALCTKVVDVSKLDKLQSDLVLTLCMLEKIFPPSFFDIMVHLTVHLVREVRLCGPVFYRWMYPFERFMKVLKGYVRNRFHPEGCIAESYIGEESVEFCSEFVHHCNPIGVPKDSSKLCGPLSSAKLKSIDEKERDQAHLHVLAHKKIVEELYAGKKKSKKWLRSEHNRTFADWFQSEVSTQMKENPTEVSETIRWLARKPSFTVFTYEGYLYNGVKHFTKQRDDARAVQNSGVSLLAKTMQLSSAKDKNPVESEMTFYGVIEEIWELDYQAFKAPLFLCQWAANEKGIRQDEFGFTLVNLNRIGHQKDKFASASQVKQVFFVEDPIDSCWSVVLTTPNRDYRDCVYDDDLGDTTLEHQPFCVELPPCDEDENEAEATYLRENVEGFWVDQFTTPREQY; translated from the exons CAATGGATAAATCTTGGATTAATGAAGATAGGGATACTTTAAAATATCAATTGGGTGTTGAGAATTTTTTGAtttttgctgaagaaaatgcTAGTAACCGTAAAAGAATTCCTTGCCCTTGTTCAAGATGTGTGAACTTCAAAAAAAAGTCAATTAGAGTCATTAGGGGCCATTTGTATGCTTATGGCTTTAGTTTGAGCTACACAACCTGGATATGGCATGGAGAACCAAGTTTGTCCTCCTGTGGTAGTGCATCTGGTGGTTTTGGCATGCCCCAAAACCATCAAGTTGGGTCTGAAACTGTAGACATGTGTCAAGCAGCTTTCAATGAGGGTGATTGTGATGAGGAGTCATATGAGTTTAATAAGTTTGTTGAGGATGCTGAGAtgcctttatttcaaaacagtGAACGCACTAAGCTAGATTCATTGGTGCAACTTCATAACTTGAAAGCTAGGTTTGGTATGAGTGATACTTGCTTTTCTGAGTTACTTTCCACTGTTGGGTCTTTGCTTCCTAAAGATAATGTACTCCCTCAAAGTCTATATGAGGCAAAGAAGACTCTCAACAATTTAGGGCTGCAATATGAGAAAATTCATGCATGTCCTAATGACTGCATATTGTATAGGAAAGATTTTTCTGATGAAGAAAATTGTCCTAAGTGTGGTTTGTCTCGTTGGAAGCTAAAGAGGGATAAAACAGTTAAAGTGGGTCAACCAGCCAAGGTGTTGTGGTATTTTCCTATAATTCCTAGATTTAAGCGTTTGTTCAAATCTGCCGAAACTGCCGAAATGCTTACTTGGCATGAGGACAAGCGAACTAAGGATGGACACATGCGCCATCCAGCCGATTCTCCTGCATGGAAGTTGGTAGATTATAAATGGCCTGAATTTGCTAGTGAATCAAGAAATCTGCGGTTGGCTTTGTCAGCTGATGGTATTAATCCACATAGTTCTCTAAGTAGTAGGTATAGCTGTTGGCCCGTAATATTGGTGACTTACAATCTTCCTCCATGGTTGTGCATGAAGCGGAAGTTTATGATGTTATCTCTATTAATATCTGGTCCGAAACAGCCGGGAAATGACATTGATATCTACTTAGAGCCATTGATTGATGATTTGCAAAGGTTATGGGATGGAGTTAATGATGTCTATGATGCACATAGGAAGGAATATTTTACACTAAGAGCTGTTTTGTTGTGGACAATCAATGACTTCCCCGCATATGGAAACTTATCGGGGTGCACCACTAAAGGTTACAAAGCATGTCCAATTTGTGGTGACAAAACTTCAGCCACACATTTGCCCCATAGTAGGAAAATGTCTTATAGCTGTCACCGTAAGTACTTGCCACGTCATCATCCTTATCGGAGGCAGAAAAAAGCATTTAATAATGAGCAAGAATTTGAAGTTGCTCCTCCACCGCTATCCGGAGAGGAAGTGTTGAAGATGGTAGAAGATATTAACTGTGAGTATGGcaagggaaagaagaagaagacctcAGATTCTGCCGGTACTTGTTGGAAGAAAAAATCCATTTTTTTTAACTTGGAGTATTGGAAATCTCTTCATGTTCGCCATGCTCTTGATGTAATGCATATTGAGAAAAATGTTTGTGAGAGTGTGATTGGTACACTACTAAACATGCCTTCTAAAACAAAAGATAGTGTGGCTGCCCGCTTAGATATGGTTGACATGGGTGTTAGACTTGATTTGGGTCCGAATATTGGGGAGAAAAGGACATATCTACCTGCTGCCCCATACACTTTGTCGAGAGCAGAAAAGATATGCATGTGTACTTCTTTCTTGGGAATGAAAGTTCCTTATGGTCATTCATCAAACATAAAAAATTTGGTGTCCATGGATGATTTGAAGTTGTATGGATTGAAATCCCATGATTGTCATACATTAATGCAACAATTGCTTCCCGTGGCTATTCGTGCGGTGCTTCCTAAGCATGTTCGAATATCTATAATGAGGCTGTGCTTCTTCTTTAATGCATTGTGTACCAAAGTGGTTGATGTGTCGAAGTTGGATAAGCTACAATCTGATTTGGTTTTGACCTTGTGTATGCTAGAGAAAATATTCCCTCCCTCCTTTTTCGACATAATGGTTCATCTCACTGTGCATCTAGTTAGAGAAGTACGATTATGTGGGCCTGTTTTTTATAGATGGATGTACCCTTTTGAACGGTTCATGAAAGTTTTAAAGGGGTATGTTCGCAACCGTTTTCATCCCGAAGGTTGTATAGCCGAGAGTTATATTGGAGAAGAATCTGTGGAGTTTTGCTCGGAGTTTGTTCACCATTGTAATCCAATTGGAGTTCCTAAGGATTCAAGTAAGCTGTGTGGCCCACTTTCTAGTGcgaaactaaagtcgatagatgagaaagagagagaccagGCACATCTTCATGTGCT TGCCCATAAAAAGATTGTCGAGGAGCTGTACGCTGGGAAAAAGAAGAGTAAAAAATGGCTAAGAAGTGAGCACAATCGTACTTTTGCCGATTGGTTTCAATCCGAG GTTTCAACTCAAATGAAGGAAAATCCTACTGAGGTTTCAGAAACAATTAGATGGCTGGCTAGAAAACCGAGTTTCACGGTGTTTACTTATGAAGGCTATCTTTATAATGGAGTTAAGCACTTCACAAAGCAGCGAGATGATGCAAGAGCGGTCCAAAATAGTGGGGTTTCCTTATTGGCTAAGACGATGCAATTGTCTAGCGCTAAGGATAAAAATCCGGTGGAGAGTGAGATGACTTTTTATGGGGTTATCGAAGAGATATGGGAGCTTGACTATCAAGCTTTCAAAGCCCCATTGTTTCTGTGTCAATGGGCAGCAAACGAAAAAGGAATTAGGCAAGATGAGTTCGGTTTTACACTTGTAAATCTCAATCGGATTGGCCACCAAAAGGATAAATTTGCTTCTGCTAGTCAAGTGAAGCAAGTATTCTTTGTTGAAGATCCTATTGATTCCTGCTGGTCGGTTGTTCTAACGACCCCAAATAGAGACTATCGTGATTGTGTCTATGATGATGATCTAGGGGACACCACCTTGGAACATCAACCGTTTTGTGTAGAACTACCACCTTGTGATGAAGACGAGAATGAGGCTGAAGCCACTTATCTTAGAGAAAATGTTGAGGGATTTTGGGTCGACCAGTTCACAACTCCAAGAGAACAATATTAG